The following nucleotide sequence is from Microscilla marina ATCC 23134.
CAGCTCGAAGACGCGCACAATGCCCAATATAAGCTGGGCAACACCGCTATAGATGAAGTGCTTAAACCCACATTCAAAGAGGCACATATTATTAAACAAGAAATGCAGCGAATCAAAGAGTTATTGCAAACGATGAAAACTCAGGCAAAAGGGGCATTTTAATGACAGCGTTAGGGTGATATTTTAGTCTCCCTTATTTCTGACTCTGACACCACTCTTGGTGCCACTGGCCTTCAATTTGTGGTAAATCAAGCGAAGATTTACTTCGTTTTCATTTTTTTCTACCTGAATATTTTTAATTTTCGGTGAGATGACGAAACCGCAAAAGGAAGCAGTAGAACTATTCCTCTCTAAGAATAAGTTGCGACAGGCGTTATTTCATTACGCTTTTGGTTTACTTCTTCTAATGGTTATGATTGTCGTGACGACCAATTTATGGTATTCTTCCTCACATCGGGTAGCGTCTCCACGCCCAATCTACCTTGGTTATTATAAACCTAAACTTTGCATTAATAAAAATTAAAATATTTATAATTAGATGGCTACAAAAAAATACCTGATCTTATTTTTTCAAATAGTGTGTTCAATGCTTTTGGTATTTTTGGGAACCACAGGTTTTGTCTACGCTCAGAAAAGTGATTTTCGTACTCCAGAAATGATTTTTGTAAAGGGAGGGGCATTTAACATGGGAAGTCCACGCTTTGCGCCCGATGCCAAGCCTACCCACAAAGTTTTACTTGACAACTATTATATCAGTAAATTTGAAATTACTAACCAAGATTTTGTCCTTTTTCTTAATAACGGAGAATGCACTTGGTTTTTAGATAGTCTCATCAATATCAAACATAAGCATTCAAGCATTAAATACTCAAATAAGCGTTTTTATGTAATAAAGGGTGCAGAAAGGTATCCAGTTACTAGAGTTTCATTTGATGGAGCAAAAGCTTATTGTGCCTGGCTAAGCAAAACAACAAAAAAGAAATATCGCTTGCCTACCGAAGCGGAATGGGAATATGCAGCCCGGGGCGGGGCCAAAAGCCGAGGTTACTTGTTTGCGGGTAGCAACAATGCAGATGAAGTCTCCTGGTATGATAAAACGGCTGTATACGTAGGAGGGGATAATGACCAGCAAAGCGAAGTAGGGTTAAAAAAAGGTAATGAGCTGGGCATTCATGATATGAGTGGAAATGTAGGTGAATGGTGTCAAGATTGGTTCGATGATGATTATTATGAAAGAAGCGCAAAACGAAACCCTGTGAATAA
It contains:
- a CDS encoding formylglycine-generating enzyme family protein, producing the protein MATKKYLILFFQIVCSMLLVFLGTTGFVYAQKSDFRTPEMIFVKGGAFNMGSPRFAPDAKPTHKVLLDNYYISKFEITNQDFVLFLNNGECTWFLDSLINIKHKHSSIKYSNKRFYVIKGAERYPVTRVSFDGAKAYCAWLSKTTKKKYRLPTEAEWEYAARGGAKSRGYLFAGSNNADEVSWYDKTAVYVGGDNDQQSEVGLKKGNELGIHDMSGNVGEWCQDWFDDDYYERSAKRNPVNKVVDKRFGALKVVRGGSWRDAPRVCSVFYRMQAFTYETEPVLGFRVVRETD